Proteins encoded by one window of Superficieibacter sp. HKU1:
- the rluB gene encoding 23S rRNA pseudouridine(2605) synthase RluB, whose amino-acid sequence MSEKLQKVLARAGHGSRREIESIIEAGRVSVDGKIATLGDRVEVTPALKIRIDGHLISVKESAEQICRVLAYYKPEGELCTRNDPEGRPTVFDRLPKLRGARWIAVGRLDVNTCGLMLFTTDGELANRLMHPSREVEREYAVRVFGQVDDAKVRDLGRGVQLEDGPAAFKTIKFSGGEGINQWYNVTLTEGRNREVRRLWEAVGVQVSRLIRVRYGDIPLPKGLPRGGYTELDLPQTNYLRELVGLKPETESKVAVEKDRRRMKANQIRRAVKRHSQVGGGRRSGGTRSNG is encoded by the coding sequence ATGAGCGAAAAGCTACAAAAAGTGCTGGCGCGTGCTGGCCACGGCTCCCGTCGTGAAATCGAATCCATCATTGAAGCCGGACGCGTTAGCGTGGACGGTAAAATTGCCACCCTTGGCGACCGCGTTGAGGTGACTCCCGCGTTAAAAATTCGCATTGATGGTCATCTTATTTCGGTAAAAGAATCTGCCGAACAAATTTGTCGCGTGCTGGCGTATTACAAGCCGGAAGGCGAGCTTTGCACCCGTAACGATCCGGAAGGCCGTCCGACCGTATTTGACCGCCTGCCGAAACTGCGCGGCGCGCGCTGGATTGCCGTAGGTCGTCTGGATGTCAATACCTGCGGTTTGATGTTATTCACTACCGACGGTGAGCTGGCGAATCGCCTGATGCACCCGAGCCGTGAAGTGGAACGTGAATATGCCGTGCGTGTATTCGGCCAGGTCGATGACGCGAAAGTGCGCGATCTCGGTCGCGGCGTGCAGCTGGAAGACGGTCCTGCAGCGTTTAAGACCATTAAATTTAGCGGCGGCGAAGGCATCAACCAGTGGTATAACGTCACGCTGACCGAAGGTCGTAACCGTGAAGTGCGTCGCCTGTGGGAAGCTGTGGGCGTGCAGGTTAGCCGCCTGATCCGCGTGCGCTACGGTGATATTCCGCTGCCGAAAGGCCTGCCGCGCGGTGGCTATACCGAGCTGGATTTGCCGCAGACCAACTATCTGCGTGAGCTGGTAGGTCTGAAGCCGGAAACCGAGTCCAAAGTGGCGGTGGAGAAAGATCGTCGCCGGATGAAAGCGAACCAGATCCGCCGGGCGGTGAAACGCCACAGCCAGGTGGGCGGCGGGCGTCGCTCTGGCGGCACGCGCAGCAACGGTTAA
- the cobO gene encoding cob(I)yrinic acid a,c-diamide adenosyltransferase → MSEERYQQRQQRVKEQVDARVAAAQDERGIIMVFTGNGKGKTTAAFGTATRAVGHGKKVGVVQFIKGTWPNGERNLLEPHGVEFQVMATGFTWDTQDRAADTAACLEVWQHARRMLADASLDMVLLDELTYMVAYDYLPLEEVLNALRARPLHQTAIVTGRGCHRDILEMADTVSELRPVKHAFDAGIKAQMGIDY, encoded by the coding sequence ATGAGTGAAGAACGCTATCAGCAACGTCAGCAACGCGTGAAAGAGCAGGTTGATGCCCGGGTGGCCGCGGCGCAGGATGAACGCGGCATTATTATGGTCTTCACCGGCAATGGTAAGGGCAAAACTACCGCCGCTTTCGGTACGGCTACCCGCGCCGTCGGTCACGGCAAAAAAGTTGGCGTGGTGCAGTTTATTAAAGGTACCTGGCCCAACGGCGAGCGTAATTTGCTGGAGCCGCACGGCGTGGAGTTTCAGGTGATGGCGACCGGTTTTACCTGGGATACGCAGGATCGCGCTGCCGATACCGCCGCCTGTCTTGAGGTCTGGCAACACGCCCGGCGCATGCTCGCCGACGCCTCGCTGGATATGGTGCTGCTGGATGAGCTGACTTACATGGTGGCCTATGATTATCTGCCGCTGGAGGAGGTGCTTAACGCGCTACGTGCTCGCCCGTTACATCAAACGGCGATTGTCACCGGTCGCGGGTGTCATCGGGATATTCTGGAGATGGCGGATACCGTCAGCGAACTGCGTCCGGTGAAACATGCTTTTGACGCGGGGATCAAAGCGCAGATGGGGATTGACTACTGA
- a CDS encoding YciK family oxidoreductase codes for MHYQPQRDLLQNHIILVTGASDGIGREAALTYSRYGARVILLGRSEEKLRAVAARITGEGGIPAAWFTLDLLTCTPQACQQLAEKIAVNYPRLDGVLHNAGLLGDVVPMSEQKPDVWQQVMQVNVNGTFMLTQALLPLLLKSEAGSLVFTSSSVGRQGRAHWGAYAASKFATEGMMQVLAEEYQNVPLRVNCINPGGTRTGMRASAFPDEDPLKLKTPADITPLYLWLMGDDSRRKTGMTFDAQPGRKPGISQ; via the coding sequence GTGCACTATCAACCGCAACGCGACTTACTACAAAATCATATTATCCTCGTCACCGGGGCCAGCGACGGCATTGGTCGTGAAGCGGCGCTGACCTACTCCCGCTATGGAGCCAGAGTGATCCTTCTCGGGCGCAGTGAGGAGAAGCTGCGTGCCGTTGCCGCGCGCATCACCGGGGAAGGCGGCATTCCGGCCGCGTGGTTTACCCTTGATCTGTTGACCTGTACACCGCAGGCGTGTCAGCAACTGGCGGAAAAAATCGCGGTGAACTACCCCCGTCTCGATGGCGTACTGCACAATGCCGGTCTGCTGGGCGACGTGGTGCCGATGAGCGAACAAAAACCGGACGTCTGGCAGCAGGTCATGCAGGTAAACGTCAACGGCACGTTTATGCTGACTCAGGCATTGCTTCCTTTATTACTCAAATCCGAGGCCGGTTCGCTGGTATTTACTTCCTCAAGCGTTGGCCGTCAGGGTCGTGCGCACTGGGGCGCATATGCCGCCTCAAAATTTGCCACCGAAGGCATGATGCAGGTGCTGGCTGAGGAGTATCAAAACGTTCCTCTGCGTGTGAATTGCATCAATCCAGGCGGGACGCGGACCGGTATGCGCGCCAGCGCCTTCCCGGACGAAGATCCGCTCAAACTGAAAACCCCTGCCGATATCACGCCGTTATACCTGTGGTTAATGGGCGATGACAGCCGCCGTAAAACCGGGATGACTTTCGATGCCCAGCCGGGGCGCAAACCGGGGATCTCACAATGA
- the sohB gene encoding protease SohB, whose amino-acid sequence MELLSQYGLFLAKIVTVVVAIAVIAVLIVNLTQRKRQRGELRVTNLSEQYKEMQENMSASLLDEHQQKQWHKEQKKKRKQEAKAAKTKAKLGQTPASGKPRVWVLDFKGSMDAHEVNSLREEVTAVLAVVKPEDQVVLRLESPGGVVHGYGLAASQLQRIRDRQIPLTVAVDKVAASGGYMMACVADKIVSAPFAIIGSIGVVAQVPNFNRFLKSKDIDIELHTAGQYKRTLTLLGENTEEGRQKFREDLNETHVLFKDFVKRMRPTLDIEQVATGEHWYGTQAQGNGLVDAVSTSDELLLGLMEGREVLNVRFLQRKKLMDRFTGSAAESADRLLLRWWQRGQQPLN is encoded by the coding sequence GTGGAATTACTCTCTCAATATGGCCTGTTTTTGGCAAAAATCGTCACGGTCGTGGTGGCGATAGCCGTTATAGCGGTACTGATTGTCAATTTGACGCAGCGCAAACGTCAGCGTGGGGAATTACGCGTGACGAACCTCAGCGAGCAGTATAAGGAGATGCAGGAAAATATGTCAGCGTCGTTGCTGGATGAACATCAGCAAAAACAGTGGCATAAAGAGCAAAAGAAAAAGCGTAAGCAGGAAGCGAAAGCTGCCAAAACGAAGGCGAAGCTGGGCCAGACGCCCGCTTCCGGCAAACCGCGCGTGTGGGTGCTGGATTTTAAAGGCAGTATGGATGCCCACGAAGTGAACTCGCTGCGTGAAGAAGTTACTGCCGTGCTGGCCGTCGTTAAGCCGGAAGACCAGGTCGTTTTACGTCTCGAAAGTCCGGGGGGCGTGGTACACGGCTACGGGCTGGCGGCTTCTCAGCTGCAGCGTATTCGCGATCGGCAGATCCCGCTGACGGTGGCAGTGGATAAAGTCGCGGCCAGCGGCGGCTACATGATGGCCTGCGTCGCCGATAAAATTGTCAGCGCGCCCTTTGCGATTATTGGTTCTATCGGCGTGGTGGCGCAGGTGCCTAACTTCAACCGCTTCCTGAAAAGCAAAGACATTGATATCGAACTGCATACCGCAGGCCAGTACAAGCGCACCCTGACGTTGCTCGGTGAAAATACCGAAGAAGGACGACAGAAATTCCGTGAAGATCTGAACGAAACGCATGTGCTGTTTAAAGATTTCGTTAAGCGGATGCGTCCGACGCTGGACATCGAGCAGGTCGCAACTGGCGAACACTGGTACGGCACGCAGGCGCAGGGCAATGGTCTGGTTGACGCCGTGAGTACCAGCGATGAACTGCTGCTGGGGCTGATGGAAGGGCGAGAAGTATTGAACGTCCGCTTCCTGCAACGTAAAAAATTGATGGACCGCTTTACCGGCAGCGCGGCAGAGAGTGCCGATCGCCTGCTGCTGCGCTGGTGGCAGCGTGGGCAACAGCCGCTGAACTGA
- a CDS encoding YciN family protein has protein sequence MKSETQPIDRQTLLAKANQLIREHDDTMAGIEATGVTQRNGVLVFSGEYYLDEQGLPTGKSTAVFNMFKYLAHELSEKYHLVD, from the coding sequence ATGAAAAGTGAAACACAACCTATCGATCGCCAGACGCTGCTCGCAAAAGCAAATCAGCTGATCCGTGAACACGATGATACGATGGCAGGCATCGAAGCCACAGGGGTCACCCAACGTAACGGCGTGCTGGTGTTTAGCGGCGAGTATTACCTTGATGAGCAGGGCCTGCCAACCGGCAAAAGTACCGCGGTATTTAACATGTTTAAATACCTGGCGCACGAGCTGTCAGAGAAATATCACCTGGTTGATTAG
- the topA gene encoding type I DNA topoisomerase, which yields MGKALVIVESPAKAKTINKYLGNDYVVKSSVGHIRDLPTSGSAAKKSADSASTKTAKKPKKDERGALVNRMGIDPWHNWEAQYEVLPGKEKVVAELKQLAEKADHIYLATDLDREGEAIAWHLREVIGGDDKRYSRVVFNEITKNAIRQAFDKPGELNIDRVNAQQARRFMDRVVGYMVSPLLWKKIARGLSAGRVQSVAVRLVVEREREIKAFVPEEFWEVDANVATPGGDSLPLQVTHQNDKSFRPVNRETTMAAVSVLEKARYSVLEREDKPTSSKPGAPFITSTLQQAASTRLGYGVKKTMMLAQRLYEAGYITYMRTDSTNLSKDAVDMVRGYIDDKFGKKYLPADANQYASKDNSQEAHEAIRPSDVAVEADALKDMETDAQKLYQLIWRQFVACQMTPAQYDSTTITVKAGDFRLKARGRILRFDGWTKVMPALRKGDEDRILPAVNQGDELSLIDIVPAQHFTKPPARFSEASLVKELEKRGIGRPSTYASIISTIQDRGYVRVESRRFYAEKMGEIVTDRLKDNFRELMNFDFTAQMEDRLDQVARHEAEWQKVLDIFFAEFSEQLQTAEKDPAEGGMQPNQMVLTSIDCPTCGRKMGIRTASTGVFLGCSGYALSPKERCKTTINLVPENEVLNVLEGDDAETNALRAKHRCQKCGTAMDSYLIDPKRKLHVCGNNPTCDGYEIEEGEFRIKGYDGPIVECEKCGSEMHLKMGRFGKYMACTNEECKNTRKILRNGEVAPPKEDPVPLPELPCEKSDAYFVLRDGAAGVFLAANTFPKSRETRAPLVEELYRFRDRMPEKLRYLADAPQQDPEGNKTVVRFSRKTKQQYVAAEKEGKATGWSAFFIDGKWVEGKK from the coding sequence ATGGGTAAAGCTCTCGTTATCGTTGAGTCCCCGGCAAAAGCCAAAACGATCAATAAGTATCTGGGTAATGACTACGTGGTGAAATCCAGCGTCGGTCATATCCGCGATTTGCCGACCAGTGGCTCAGCCGCCAAAAAGAGCGCTGACTCTGCCTCCACCAAAACGGCCAAAAAGCCCAAAAAGGATGAACGCGGCGCGCTCGTCAACCGCATGGGCATTGACCCGTGGCATAACTGGGAGGCGCAATATGAAGTGCTCCCGGGGAAAGAAAAGGTTGTCGCTGAACTGAAACAGCTGGCTGAAAAAGCCGACCACATCTATCTCGCAACCGACCTTGACCGCGAAGGGGAGGCCATCGCCTGGCACCTGCGGGAAGTGATCGGTGGAGATGACAAACGCTACAGCCGGGTAGTGTTTAACGAAATTACTAAAAACGCGATCCGCCAGGCGTTTGATAAGCCGGGCGAACTCAATATCGATCGTGTTAATGCTCAGCAGGCGCGTCGTTTTATGGACCGCGTAGTGGGCTATATGGTCTCTCCGCTGCTGTGGAAAAAAATCGCCCGTGGCCTGTCGGCTGGACGCGTACAGTCCGTCGCCGTGCGTCTGGTGGTTGAGCGCGAGCGTGAGATCAAAGCGTTTGTCCCGGAAGAGTTCTGGGAAGTCGATGCCAATGTTGCTACCCCAGGCGGTGATTCCCTGCCGCTTCAGGTGACGCATCAGAATGACAAATCGTTCCGTCCGGTAAACCGCGAAACCACCATGGCGGCGGTCAGCGTGCTGGAAAAAGCGCGCTATAGCGTGCTGGAGCGCGAAGATAAACCGACCAGCAGCAAGCCCGGCGCGCCGTTTATCACCTCCACGCTACAACAGGCGGCCAGTACCCGTCTGGGCTACGGGGTGAAAAAAACCATGATGCTGGCACAGCGCCTGTATGAAGCGGGCTATATCACCTATATGCGTACCGATTCTACCAACCTGAGTAAGGATGCGGTGGACATGGTTCGTGGTTATATTGATGATAAGTTTGGCAAAAAATATTTGCCCGCCGATGCTAATCAGTACGCCAGCAAAGACAACTCGCAGGAAGCACACGAAGCGATTCGTCCTTCCGATGTGGCGGTTGAAGCTGACGCCCTGAAAGACATGGAAACTGACGCGCAAAAGCTGTATCAGCTGATCTGGCGTCAGTTCGTTGCCTGTCAGATGACGCCTGCACAGTACGATTCCACCACGATAACCGTAAAAGCCGGTGATTTCCGCCTGAAAGCGCGGGGCCGTATTCTGCGTTTTGACGGCTGGACCAAAGTCATGCCAGCGCTGCGTAAAGGCGATGAAGATCGTATTCTGCCTGCGGTCAATCAGGGCGATGAACTGTCGTTGATCGACATCGTTCCTGCACAGCACTTTACCAAGCCGCCGGCACGCTTTAGCGAAGCGTCGCTGGTTAAAGAACTGGAAAAACGCGGTATCGGTCGTCCGTCCACGTATGCCTCTATTATTTCCACCATCCAGGATCGTGGCTATGTGCGGGTTGAAAGCCGCCGTTTCTACGCCGAGAAAATGGGTGAGATTGTTACCGACCGTCTGAAAGATAATTTCCGCGAGCTGATGAATTTCGATTTCACCGCGCAAATGGAAGACCGGCTCGATCAGGTCGCCCGCCACGAAGCCGAATGGCAGAAGGTGCTGGATATCTTTTTTGCCGAGTTCAGCGAACAGCTTCAGACTGCCGAGAAAGATCCGGCTGAAGGCGGAATGCAGCCTAATCAGATGGTGCTGACCAGCATCGACTGTCCGACCTGCGGTCGCAAAATGGGTATTCGTACCGCCAGCACCGGCGTTTTCCTTGGCTGCTCCGGTTATGCGCTATCGCCAAAAGAGCGCTGCAAAACCACTATTAACCTGGTGCCGGAAAACGAAGTTCTCAACGTGCTGGAAGGTGACGACGCGGAAACCAACGCGCTGCGTGCTAAACATCGTTGCCAGAAATGCGGCACCGCGATGGACAGCTACCTGATCGATCCGAAACGCAAACTTCACGTATGCGGTAACAACCCGACCTGCGACGGTTATGAAATCGAAGAGGGCGAGTTCCGCATCAAGGGGTATGACGGTCCGATTGTTGAGTGTGAAAAATGTGGATCTGAAATGCACCTGAAAATGGGGCGTTTCGGCAAATACATGGCCTGCACCAACGAAGAGTGTAAGAACACGCGTAAGATCCTGCGTAACGGTGAAGTGGCTCCGCCGAAGGAAGATCCGGTACCGCTGCCGGAGCTGCCGTGCGAAAAATCGGACGCGTATTTTGTTCTGCGTGACGGTGCGGCTGGCGTCTTCCTCGCGGCTAACACCTTCCCGAAATCACGCGAAACGCGTGCGCCGCTGGTGGAAGAGCTGTACCGCTTCCGCGATCGTATGCCGGAGAAGCTGCGTTATCTGGCCGATGCGCCGCAGCAGGATCCTGAAGGCAACAAAACGGTCGTCCGTTTCAGCCGTAAGACTAAACAACAGTATGTTGCAGCAGAAAAAGAGGGTAAAGCGACCGGCTGGTCGGCCTTTTTCATCGACGGTAAGTGGGTAGAAGGTAAGAAGTAA
- the cysB gene encoding HTH-type transcriptional regulator CysB: protein MKLQQLRYIVEVVNHNLNVSSTAEGLYTSQPGISKQVRMLEDELGIQIFARSGKHLTQVTPAGQEIIRIAREVLSKVDAIKSVAGEHTWPDKGSLYVATTHTQARYALPGVIKGFIERYPRVSLHMHQGSPTQIAEAVSKGNADFAIATEALHLYDDLVMLPCYHWNRSIVVTPEHPLASKSSVTIEELAQYPLVTYTFGFTGRSELDTAFNRAGLTPRIVFTATDADVIKTYVRLDLGVGVIASMAVDPVSDPDLVRLDAHGVFSHSTTKIGFRRSTFLRSYMYDFIQRFAPHLTRDVVDTAVALRSNEDIEEMFKDIKLPEK from the coding sequence ATGAAACTACAACAGCTTCGCTATATCGTTGAGGTGGTCAACCACAATCTCAACGTCTCTTCCACGGCGGAAGGGCTTTATACCTCGCAGCCAGGCATCAGTAAGCAAGTACGGATGCTGGAAGATGAGTTAGGGATCCAGATTTTTGCCCGTAGCGGTAAACATCTGACTCAGGTGACGCCCGCCGGTCAGGAGATTATCCGCATTGCCCGTGAAGTGCTGTCGAAGGTGGATGCCATCAAATCCGTTGCCGGAGAGCACACCTGGCCGGATAAAGGTTCGCTGTATGTGGCGACCACGCACACTCAGGCACGCTACGCGCTGCCAGGGGTCATCAAAGGTTTTATCGAACGTTACCCCCGCGTGTCGTTGCATATGCATCAGGGATCGCCGACGCAAATCGCTGAGGCGGTATCGAAAGGCAATGCCGATTTTGCGATTGCCACCGAGGCGCTACATCTTTATGACGATCTGGTTATGTTGCCGTGCTATCACTGGAACCGCTCGATTGTTGTAACCCCGGAGCACCCGCTGGCCTCCAAATCTTCAGTCACTATTGAAGAACTGGCCCAGTACCCGCTGGTAACCTATACCTTTGGCTTTACCGGCCGCTCGGAACTGGATACGGCCTTTAACCGCGCCGGATTAACCCCGCGTATCGTATTTACCGCAACCGATGCGGATGTCATCAAAACGTACGTCAGGCTGGACCTGGGCGTTGGGGTGATTGCCAGCATGGCGGTGGATCCGGTGTCCGATCCCGACCTGGTTCGCCTGGATGCGCACGGTGTCTTTAGTCACAGCACGACCAAGATTGGTTTTCGCCGCAGCACGTTTCTGCGTAGTTATATGTATGATTTTATTCAGCGCTTTGCTCCACATCTGACGCGCGACGTCGTCGATACCGCCGTCGCGCTGCGCTCGAATGAAGATATTGAAGAGATGTTTAAAGACATTAAATTGCCAGAAAAATGA
- a CDS encoding YmiA family putative membrane protein, which produces MSSGSEQPKRDPQLKRKAWRAVFVGSALFWVALALLIWKFWG; this is translated from the coding sequence ATGTCATCTGGAAGTGAGCAGCCGAAAAGAGATCCGCAGCTTAAGCGCAAAGCCTGGCGTGCCGTCTTCGTAGGCTCGGCCTTGTTTTGGGTGGCGCTGGCACTGCTGATCTGGAAATTTTGGGGCTAG
- the ymiC gene encoding small membrane protein YmiC: MNHDSDTKYWSWLGVLSFSLLFWAQLAWMLTY; this comes from the coding sequence ATGAATCACGATAGCGATACAAAATACTGGTCATGGCTGGGAGTGCTTTCGTTCTCTCTGCTCTTCTGGGCGCAGTTGGCCTGGATGTTGACCTACTGA
- the acnA gene encoding aconitate hydratase AcnA yields the protein MSLTLREASKDTLTLQDKTWHFYSLPLAAKEVGDISRLPKSLKVLLENLLRWQDDDSVTADDIHALAGWLKTGHADREIAWRPARVLMQDFTGVPAVVDLAAMREAVKRLGGDTAKVNPLSPVDLVIDHSVTVDHFGDDDAFGENVRLEMERNHERYIFLRWGQQAFSRFSVVPPGTGICHQVNLEYLGKAVWSELQDKEWVAYPDSLVGTDSHTTMINGLGVLGWGVGGIEAEAAMLGQPVSMLIPDVVGFKLTGKLNEGITATDLVLTVTQMLRKHGVVGKFVEFYGDGLDSLPLADRATIANMAPEYGATCGFFPIDGVTLEYMRLSGRSDEQVELVEAYAKAQGMWRNTGDAPVFTSTLELDMGEVEASLAGPKRPQDRVALGDVPNAFAASAELEVNTSHKDRQSVDYTLNGHQYQLPDGAVAIAAITSCTNTSNPSVLMAAGLLAKKAVKLGLKRQPWVKASLAPGSKVVSDYLAHARLTPYLDALGFNLVGYGCTTCIGNSGPLPEPIEVAIKKGDLTVGAVLSGNRNFEGRIHPLIKTNWLASPPLVVAYALAGNMNINLTTDPLGHDRKGDPVYLKDIWPTGREIARAVEEVSTEMFRKEYAEVFEGTPEWKSIQVESSDTYDWQSDSTYIRLSPFFEDMLAEPKPVEDIHGARILAMLGDSVTTDHISPAGSIKPDSPAGRYLLSHGVERREFNSYGSRRGNHEVMMRGTFANIRIRNEMVPGVEGGMTRHLPGTEVISIYDAAMRYQQEGTPLAVIAGKEYGSGSSRDWAAKGPRLLGIRVVIAESFERIHRSNLIGMGILPLEFPQGTTRKTLGLTGEERIDVAGLQNLKPGADIAVNLTRGDGSSEVIHCRCRIDTATELTYYQNDGILHYVIRNMLN from the coding sequence ATGTCGTTAACCCTACGCGAAGCCAGTAAGGATACATTAACGTTACAAGATAAAACGTGGCATTTTTACAGTCTGCCGCTGGCTGCGAAAGAGGTCGGGGACATTTCCCGACTTCCCAAGTCTCTGAAAGTCTTACTCGAAAACCTCCTGCGCTGGCAGGATGATGATTCTGTTACCGCTGACGATATTCATGCCCTGGCCGGATGGCTCAAAACTGGCCATGCCGACCGTGAAATTGCCTGGCGTCCTGCCAGGGTATTAATGCAGGATTTCACCGGCGTTCCGGCGGTGGTGGATCTGGCCGCAATGCGCGAAGCCGTAAAGCGTCTCGGTGGCGACACCGCTAAAGTAAACCCGCTTTCTCCTGTCGATCTGGTTATAGACCACTCGGTGACCGTCGATCATTTTGGTGACGACGATGCCTTTGGCGAGAACGTGCGCCTGGAAATGGAACGTAACCATGAACGTTACATTTTTCTGCGCTGGGGCCAGCAGGCTTTCAGCCGTTTTAGCGTCGTTCCGCCGGGTACGGGCATTTGCCATCAGGTCAACCTTGAGTATCTCGGAAAAGCCGTCTGGAGCGAGCTTCAGGATAAAGAATGGGTGGCCTATCCCGACTCGCTGGTTGGCACCGATTCCCATACCACGATGATCAACGGCCTTGGCGTGCTGGGCTGGGGCGTTGGCGGCATCGAGGCAGAGGCTGCGATGCTGGGTCAGCCTGTGTCAATGCTGATTCCGGACGTGGTGGGTTTTAAACTGACCGGAAAGCTGAATGAAGGCATCACCGCCACCGATCTGGTATTAACCGTCACTCAGATGCTGCGTAAGCATGGCGTGGTCGGTAAGTTTGTTGAATTTTACGGCGACGGACTGGACTCTCTGCCGCTCGCCGACCGCGCTACAATCGCTAATATGGCGCCGGAATATGGCGCGACCTGCGGCTTTTTCCCAATCGATGGCGTGACGCTTGAATATATGCGTCTCAGCGGACGCAGCGATGAGCAGGTTGAACTGGTTGAAGCCTACGCCAAAGCGCAGGGGATGTGGCGAAATACCGGTGACGCACCTGTATTTACCAGTACCCTCGAACTGGATATGGGGGAGGTGGAAGCCAGCCTGGCCGGGCCGAAACGTCCTCAGGATCGCGTCGCGCTTGGCGACGTTCCTAATGCGTTCGCCGCCAGCGCCGAGCTCGAGGTTAATACCTCGCATAAAGATCGCCAGTCCGTCGACTATACGCTGAACGGGCATCAGTATCAGTTGCCCGACGGCGCGGTGGCCATTGCGGCCATTACGTCCTGCACCAATACCTCAAACCCCAGCGTGCTAATGGCCGCAGGGCTACTGGCGAAAAAAGCCGTTAAGCTCGGACTGAAACGTCAGCCCTGGGTGAAGGCCTCGCTGGCTCCCGGATCAAAAGTCGTCTCTGACTATTTGGCCCACGCGCGTTTGACGCCGTATCTTGATGCCTTAGGTTTTAATCTGGTTGGCTATGGCTGTACCACCTGTATTGGCAACTCCGGTCCGCTGCCTGAACCGATTGAAGTGGCAATTAAAAAAGGCGACCTGACGGTCGGTGCGGTCCTCTCCGGCAACCGTAACTTTGAAGGGCGTATTCATCCGCTGATTAAAACCAACTGGCTGGCCTCGCCGCCGCTGGTGGTGGCCTACGCGCTGGCCGGGAACATGAACATCAATCTGACCACCGATCCGCTGGGCCACGATCGCAAAGGCGATCCGGTCTATCTTAAGGACATCTGGCCGACCGGGCGTGAAATTGCCCGCGCGGTAGAAGAAGTGTCAACGGAGATGTTCCGCAAAGAGTACGCGGAAGTGTTCGAGGGTACGCCGGAGTGGAAATCCATACAGGTGGAAAGCTCGGATACCTACGACTGGCAGAGTGATTCAACGTATATTCGCCTGTCTCCGTTTTTTGAAGATATGCTGGCCGAACCAAAGCCGGTTGAGGATATTCACGGTGCGCGGATCCTGGCGATGCTCGGCGATTCGGTCACTACCGACCATATTTCTCCGGCCGGCAGCATTAAACCGGACAGCCCGGCAGGACGCTATCTGTTAAGCCATGGCGTAGAGCGCCGCGAGTTTAACTCGTACGGCTCGCGCCGTGGTAATCATGAAGTCATGATGCGCGGTACGTTTGCCAATATCCGTATTCGCAACGAAATGGTGCCCGGCGTTGAAGGGGGGATGACGCGTCATTTGCCAGGGACCGAGGTGATTTCCATCTACGATGCGGCGATGCGCTATCAGCAGGAAGGTACACCGCTGGCGGTGATCGCCGGGAAAGAGTATGGTTCCGGCTCCAGCCGTGACTGGGCGGCAAAAGGGCCGCGACTGCTTGGTATCCGCGTGGTCATCGCGGAGTCTTTCGAGCGTATCCACCGTTCTAACCTGATTGGGATGGGGATCTTACCGCTGGAGTTCCCGCAGGGCACGACGCGCAAAACGCTGGGCCTGACCGGAGAAGAACGCATTGATGTGGCCGGGTTGCAGAACCTTAAACCCGGCGCGGATATTGCGGTAAATCTGACGCGTGGGGATGGCTCGTCTGAGGTCATACATTGTCGTTGCCGTATTGATACGGCAACGGAGCTGACCTATTACCAGAACGATGGGATCCTGCACTACGTGATCCGTAATATGCTTAATTAA
- the ribA gene encoding GTP cyclohydrolase II, whose amino-acid sequence MQLKRVAEAKLPTPWGDFLMVGFEELATGQDHVALVYGDISGQTPVLARVHSECLTGDALFSLRCDCGFQLEAALTHIAEEGRGVLLYHRQEGRNIGLLNKIRAYALQDQGYDTVEANHQLGFAADERDFTLCADMFKLLAVDEVRLLTNNPLKVEILTEAGINIVERVPLIVGRNPNNEHYLDTKAAKMGHLLGK is encoded by the coding sequence ATGCAGCTTAAACGAGTGGCAGAAGCCAAACTGCCAACCCCCTGGGGCGATTTCCTGATGGTGGGATTTGAAGAACTGGCAACCGGACAGGATCATGTTGCCCTGGTCTATGGCGATATTTCCGGGCAGACACCCGTGCTGGCGCGGGTCCATTCAGAATGCCTGACCGGGGACGCCCTCTTTAGTTTGCGCTGCGACTGTGGCTTTCAGCTGGAAGCGGCGTTAACGCATATTGCCGAAGAAGGCCGTGGCGTGCTGCTCTACCATCGGCAGGAAGGACGTAATATTGGGCTGCTGAATAAAATTCGCGCCTATGCGTTGCAGGATCAGGGTTACGATACGGTAGAAGCCAACCATCAGTTAGGGTTTGCTGCCGATGAGCGGGACTTTACCTTATGTGCCGATATGTTCAAACTCCTCGCCGTTGATGAAGTTCGCCTGCTGACCAATAATCCCCTGAAAGTGGAGATTTTAACCGAGGCGGGAATAAATATTGTTGAGCGCGTTCCGCTGATTGTCGGACGTAATCCAAATAACGAACATTATCTGGATACTAAAGCGGCCAAGATGGGGCATTTGTTGGGTAAGTAG